Proteins from one Setaria italica strain Yugu1 chromosome V, Setaria_italica_v2.0, whole genome shotgun sequence genomic window:
- the LOC101774084 gene encoding uncharacterized protein LOC101774084 gives MAPTSVVHHPPTTSFPFPAGAGGHSRRLPQWGPPASPAPFPPVATHVVPRRLLLPVAAGIWDFVSGGAGGAAAASLAVRRGMQLFRQGDVEGSLAEFDKAIEMDPRQKKYLWQRGLSLYYLDRFEEGAEQFRLDVAANPNDTEESIWCFLCEAQLYGIEEARKRYLEVGLDSRPVMREAYTMFKDGGDPEKLVANFSSGSGGDVFYSSLYAGLYNESQKNADKAKFHIVAACKSPYGSRSGDYMASLAFVHCQCRNWDLE, from the exons ATGGCACCCACATCCGTGGTTCACCACCCTCCAACAACCTCCTTCCCtttccccgccggcgccggagggcacagccgccgcctcccccaatgGGGCCCACCTGCATCCCCTGCACCGTTTCCCCCAGTTGCGACGCATGTGGTGCCGCGCCGGCTCCTCCTTCCAGTGGCTGCCGGCATTTGGGACTTCGTCTCCGGCGGAGCGGGTggtgccgccgcggcgtccctCGCCGTCCGGCGAGGTATGCAGCTCTTCCGCCAG GGAGATGTGGAGGGTTCATTGGCAGAATTCGACAAGGCAATCGAGATGGATCCACGGCAGAAGAAAT ATCTTTGGCAAAGGGGTTTGTCGTTGTACTACCTCGATAG GTTTGAAGAAGGTGCAGAGCAGTTCAGGCTAGACGTTGCAGCTAATCCGAACGACACCGAAGAGTCCATATGGTGCTTTCTGTGTGAGGCTCAGCTATACGGAATCGAGGAAGCAAGGAAACGATACTTGGAG GTTGGTTTGGACTCAAGACCTGTAATGCGTGAAGCATATACGATGTTTAAAGATGGTGGAGATCCTGAAAAG TTAGTCGCAAACTTTTCAAGTGGCTCTGGTGGTGACGTCTTCTATTCTTCATTATATGCTGGACTTTACAATGAATCTCAG AAAAATGCAGATAAGGCAAAATTTCACATTGTTGCAGCGTGCAAGTCGCCATATGGATCAAG GTCTGGTGATTACATGGCCTCACTTGCATTTGTCCACTGTCAGTGTCGCAACTGGGATCTAGAGTGA